A single window of Streptomyces sudanensis DNA harbors:
- a CDS encoding ABC-F family ATP-binding cassette domain-containing protein, translating to MAANLVNVEAVSKVYGTRALLDGVSLGVSEGDRIGVVGRNGDGKTTLIRVLAKLEEADGGRVTHSGGLRLGVLTQHDSLDPAATVRHEVIGDLADHEWAGSAKIRDVLTGLFGGLDLPGFPQGLDTVIGPLSGGERRRIALAKLLIAEQDLIVLDEPTNHLDVEGIAWLAQHLRTRRSALVCVTHDRWFLDQVCTRMWDVQRGTVHEYEGGYSDYVFARAERERIAATEETKRQNLVRKELAWLRRGAPARTSKPRYRIEAANELIADVPPPRDTSELMRFASARLGRTVFDLEDVTVQAGPKVLLKHLTWQLGPGDRIGLVGVNGAGKTSLLRALAEAAATQGERQPAAGRVTVGRTVRLAYLSQDVAELPPALRVLEAVQQVRDRVDLGKGREMTAGQLCERFGFTKEKQWTPVGDLSGGERRRLQLLRLLMDEPNVLFLDEPTNDLDIETLTQLEDLLDGWPGSMVVISHDRFFLERTTDRTFALLGDATLRMLPRGIDEYLERRQRMVEAASAAPAAPPAAAPAAAAKASAADARAAKKELQRIERQLDKVSTREAALHTRIAENATDFELVAKLDAELRELAAEREDLETRWLELAEDA from the coding sequence ATGGCCGCCAACCTGGTCAATGTCGAGGCCGTCAGCAAGGTGTACGGCACCCGTGCCCTGCTCGACGGTGTGTCCCTCGGCGTGTCCGAGGGCGACCGGATCGGCGTCGTGGGGCGCAACGGCGACGGGAAGACGACGCTGATCCGCGTCCTCGCCAAGCTGGAGGAGGCCGACGGCGGGCGCGTCACCCACAGCGGCGGCCTGCGCCTCGGGGTGCTCACGCAGCACGACTCCCTCGACCCGGCCGCGACCGTGCGGCACGAGGTGATCGGCGACCTCGCGGACCACGAGTGGGCGGGCAGCGCGAAGATCCGCGACGTGCTCACCGGCCTCTTCGGCGGCCTGGACCTGCCCGGCTTCCCGCAGGGACTCGACACGGTGATCGGGCCGCTGTCCGGCGGCGAGCGGCGGCGCATCGCGCTCGCCAAGCTGCTGATCGCGGAGCAGGACCTGATCGTCCTCGACGAGCCCACCAACCACCTCGACGTGGAGGGCATCGCCTGGCTCGCCCAGCACCTGCGGACCCGCCGCTCGGCGCTGGTCTGCGTCACCCACGACCGCTGGTTCCTCGACCAGGTGTGCACGCGCATGTGGGACGTCCAGCGCGGCACCGTCCACGAGTACGAGGGCGGCTACTCCGACTACGTCTTCGCGCGGGCCGAGCGGGAGCGGATCGCCGCGACGGAGGAGACCAAGCGGCAGAACCTCGTCCGCAAGGAGCTGGCGTGGCTGCGGCGCGGCGCGCCGGCCCGCACCTCCAAGCCCCGCTACCGCATCGAGGCGGCGAACGAGCTGATCGCGGACGTACCGCCGCCGCGCGACACCAGCGAGCTGATGCGGTTCGCCTCCGCCCGCCTCGGCAGGACCGTGTTCGACCTGGAGGACGTGACCGTCCAGGCCGGGCCGAAGGTGCTGCTGAAGCACCTGACCTGGCAGCTCGGCCCCGGCGACCGGATCGGCCTGGTCGGCGTGAACGGCGCGGGCAAGACCTCGCTGCTGCGGGCGCTCGCGGAGGCCGCCGCGACCCAGGGCGAGAGGCAGCCGGCCGCCGGGCGGGTCACCGTCGGCCGCACCGTGCGCCTCGCCTACCTGTCGCAGGACGTGGCGGAGCTGCCGCCGGCGCTGCGCGTCCTGGAGGCGGTGCAGCAGGTCAGGGACCGCGTCGACCTCGGCAAGGGCCGGGAGATGACGGCGGGGCAGCTCTGCGAGAGGTTCGGCTTCACCAAGGAGAAGCAGTGGACGCCCGTCGGGGACCTGTCCGGCGGTGAGCGGCGCCGCCTCCAGCTGCTGCGCCTGCTGATGGACGAGCCGAACGTCCTCTTCCTCGACGAGCCGACCAACGACCTGGACATCGAGACGCTGACGCAGCTGGAGGACCTGCTCGACGGCTGGCCCGGCTCGATGGTCGTCATCTCCCACGACCGGTTCTTCCTGGAGCGGACCACGGACCGGACGTTCGCGCTGCTCGGCGACGCGACGCTGCGGATGCTGCCGCGCGGGATCGACGAGTACCTGGAGCGCCGTCAGAGGATGGTCGAGGCGGCGTCCGCGGCCCCGGCCGCCCCGCCCGCCGCCGCTCCGGCCGCCGCGGCGAAGGCGTCCGCGGCCGACGCCCGCGCCGCGAAGAAGGAGCTCCAGCGGATCGAGCGGCAGCTCGACAAGGTCTCCACCCGGGAGGCTGCCCTCCACACCCGGATCGCCGAGAACGCCACGGACTTCGAGCTGGTGGCGAAACTCGACGCCGAGCTGAGGGAACTCGCGGCGGAGCGCGAGGACTTGGAAACGCGCTGGCTGGAACTGGCCGAGGACGCCTGA